In Xiphophorus hellerii strain 12219 chromosome 13, Xiphophorus_hellerii-4.1, whole genome shotgun sequence, the following proteins share a genomic window:
- the LOC116730553 gene encoding major histocompatibility complex class I-related gene protein-like, giving the protein MRMLIFLLLCGTSSPEKHSLTVLVTASSGLPHFPDFVTTTQVDKLPTSYCDSNKNIRANPKYGQKLINIESQIADWYIEQCFEIMSDYLKVKMGILTDLNQSEAVHILQVIIGCKWEEKTKETTSFLQFGYNGADFIKFDPKKLTWIPQTPQAASIKPKWEADESTYHLKRNKDFLNQICPDWLKKYMANNEGPLQSTVLPSVFLLQKSPDSPVSCSATGFYPNKAAMFWRKDGEEIQDGVDKTEILCNQDNTFQMRANINVSSVNPEDWERYECVFHLVDVKDDVVSRLEKEKIQSNWGKMQKHNEEEKPIGMIVGITAAGVFVIIVAAVGFTVIKNRKAPINSIELSERLNQETRLKSNLDSNS; this is encoded by the exons ATGAGGATGTTAATTTTTCTGCTGTTATGTGGCACTTCATCACCTG AAAAACACTCGCTGACAGTTTTGGTTACTGCCTCTTCTGGACTCCCTCATTTTCCAGACTTTGTAACCACCACCCAGGTGGATAAGCTGCCAACAAGTTACTGcgacagcaacaaaaatattagaGCAAACCCAAAATATGgtcaaaaattaataaacattgaGTCACAGATTGCTGATTGGTATATTGaacaatgttttgaaataatgtcTGATTATCTCAAGGTTAAGATGGGAATATTAACGGACCTGAACCAGAGTGAAG CTGTTCACATTTTACAGGTTATTATTGGCTGTAAATgggaggaaaagacaaaagaaaccaCCTCGTTTTTACAGTTTGGATATAATGGAGCCGACTTCATCAAATTTGACCCAAAGAAGTTGACATGGATTCCTCAAACTCCCCAGGCTGCCAGCATCAAACCAAAATGGGAAGCTGATGAATCTACATACCATTTGAAGCGCAACAAGGACTTCTTAAATCAAATATGCCCTGATTGGCTGAAGAAATATATGGCCAATAACGAAGGCCCTCTGCAGAGCACCG TTCTTCCCTCAGTGTTTCTCCTCCAGAAGTCTCCTGACTCTCCAGTCAGCTGCTCCGCTACTGGTTTCTATCCCAACAAAGCTGCGATGTTCTGGAGGAAGGATGGAGAGGAGATTCAGGACGGTGTGGACAAAACAGAGATCCTCTGTAACCAGGATAACACCTTCCAGATGAGAGCAAACATTAATGTTTCATCTGTGAACCCTGAAGATTGGGAAAGATATGAGTGTGTGTTTCATTTGGTGGATGTTAAAGATGATGTTGTCAGCAgactggagaaagaaaagatcCAAAGCAACTGGGGAAAGATGCAGAAACATAATGAAGAGG aAAAGCCCATTGGCATGATAGTTGGGATCACTGCTGCAGGGGTTTTTGTTAtaattgttgctgctgttgGATTTACAGTCATCAAAAATAGGAAAG CTCCCATCAACAGCATTGAATTGTCTGAGAGACTCAATCAAGAAACCAGACTGAAGTCAAATCTGGACTCTAacagttaa
- the LOC116730554 gene encoding hereditary hemochromatosis protein homolog: MWLHTNKIIILLLLCQASSSVKNSLTFFAIISTGIKNLPNLYTTVIDDIQVDYYDSNGIRKQSSNLWNNISDSNQSTIFSKETFNSLENLTISYFNKTANLNRTEAVHVLQCMSGCEMDEKSAEVVTFQKCGYNGEDFMKLDFKNLTWTAQHTVAENFTLELNLDQQRLNNTKVFLSLTCPKVLNEFVIRSALQREDLTSVVLLQKTPSSLVNCFATGFYPNAARMFWMRDGMEIQNDKEPSEILPNNDNTYQMSVYLNVSSIASEDWKRYDCVFRLGNKTKLTRLKKEITEDASDPEPPSSSSKFPADLATGLVVGLILLCFCITGLFLWKNSLNASHFNDRPSYPNYPTTIQNCQHHLDLE, translated from the exons ATGTGGCttcatacaaacaaaataataatattgcttCTTCTCTGCCAGGCTTCATCATCAG TCAAAAATTCACTGACGTTTTTTGCCATTATATCAACTGGGATCAAAAATCTTCCAAACCTGTATACAACAGTAATTGACGACATCCAAGTGGATTACTATGACAGCAATGGAATTAGAAAACAAAGCTCAAATCTCTGGAACAACATATCAGATTCCAATCAGTCGACGATATTCTCTAAAGAAACATTCAACTCTCTGGAAAACCTTACAATATCCTACTTTAATAAGACAGCAAATCTAAACCGAACTGAAG CTgttcatgttttacagtgtatgagCGGCTGTGAAATGGATGAAAAGTCTGCTGAAGTTGTCACTTTTCAGAAGTGTGGCTACAATGGAGAAGATTTTATGAAACTAGACTTCAAAAATCTGACTTGGACTGCTCAGCATACTGTGGCTGAAAACTTTACACTGGAATTGAATTTAGACCAGCAGAGATTAAACAACACAAAGGTGTTTCTGTCACTGACTTGCCCTAAGGTGCTAAACGAGTTTGTGATTCGCAGCGCTCTGCAGAGAGAAG ACCTCACTTCTGTTGTTCTCCTCCAGAAGACCCCTTCCTCTCTTGTCAACTGTTTTGCCACAGGTTTCTACCCAAACGCAGCTCGGATGTTCTGGATGAGAGATGGAATGGAGATTCAAAATGATAAGGAGCCCAGTGAGATCCTCCCAAACAACGATAACACTTACCAGATGAGTGTTTACCTGAATGTTTCATCAATCGCATCTGAAGACTGGAAGAGATATGACTGTGTGTTTAGGCTTGGTAATAAAACCAAACTAACCAGACTGAAAAAGGAAATTACTGAGGATG CTTCAGATCCAGAGCCTCCATCCTCTTCCTCCAAGTTTCCTGCTGATTTGGCCACTGGACTTGTTGTCGGATTGattttgctgtgtttctgcATAACTGGACTCTTCCTTTGGAAAAATTCTCTAAACG CCTCACATTTCAATGACAGACCTTCATATCCCAACTATCCAA CCACCATACAAAATTGTCAACATCATTTGGATTTAGAGTAA
- the LOC116730558 gene encoding major histocompatibility complex class I-related gene protein-like isoform X2, whose protein sequence is MKWLVILLMFSHSSSAESHFLKIYFTGSSGFTNVPAFEILGKLDDIEGAYCNNKIVDVKIDFVKKLFSDDPKLFEFIKSSCFITNPAFFRHMIAELMKKFNQSEGIHTFQRIGGCELNMETKEVTGFLKYGYDGEDFLEFDLKGLKWIALRKEALYLKQLWEMDRQDLIFNRDLLTNQCYQALNYSLVAGHNYLFRTDYPSVSLLQKTPSSPVRCHATGFYPKSFLMFWRKDGEEIHEGVDPGDILNNEDSTFQYRVDLDISSIPYKDWARYDCVFQFTGAEDKILIKLDKEVIKTNWDQSSEIRIIIIAVISSVITIIIIALAFTAYKKRNDSENMFL, encoded by the exons ATGAAGTGGTTAGTGATACTTCTCATGTTCAGCCATAGTTCATCTGCAG aGTCACACTTCCTGAAGATTTACTTCACTGGATCTTCTGGGTTCACAAATGTTCCTGCATTTGAAATTCTTGGAAAATTGGATGACATCGAAGGAGCTTACTGTAACAACAAaatagttgatgtaaaaatagacTTTGTGAAGAAATTATTTAGTGATGATCCAAAACTATTTGAGTTTATAAAAAGTAGTTGCTTTATCACTAATCCTGCCTTCTTCAGACATATGATCGCTGAGCTTATGAAGAAATTCAATCAAAGTGAAG GTATCCACACTTTCCAGAGGATAGGTGGCTGTGAACTGAATATGGAAACTAAAGAGGTTACTGGCTTTTTGAAGTACGGTTATGATGGAGAAGACTTTCTTGAATTTGATTTAAAGGGACTGAAATGGATTGCACTGAGAAAAGAGGCTCTTTATCTCAAACAGCTTTGGGAAATGGATAGACAAGATCTCATTTTTAACAGAGATCTCCTCACAAATCAATGCTATCAGGCTCTTAATTACTCCTTGGTCGCTGGACACAACTATTTGTTTAGAACAG ATTACCCCTCAGTTTCTCTCCTTCAGAAGACTCCCTCCTCTCCAGTCAGGTGTCACGCTACTGGTTTCTACCCAAAGAGTTTCCTGATGTTCTGGAGGAAGGATGGAGAGGAGATTCATGAGGGTGTGGACCCTGGAGATATCCTCAACAATGAGGATAGTACATTCCAGTATCGTGTTGATCTGGATATTTCTTCAATCCCATATAAGGACTGGGCGAGGTATGACTGTGTGTTTCAGTTTACTGGAGCTGAGGACAAAATCCTGATCAAGCTGGATAAAGAAGTAATCAAGACCAACTGGG aTCAATCATCTGAGATAAGGATTATCATTATTGCTGTCATTTCTTCTGTGataaccatcatcatcatcgctTTAGCATTTACTGCCTACAAGAAGAGAAATG attctgaaaatatgtttctctGA
- the LOC116730558 gene encoding major histocompatibility complex class I-related gene protein-like isoform X1, translated as MKWLVILLMFSHSSSAESHFLKIYFTGSSGFTNVPAFEILGKLDDIEGAYCNNKIVDVKIDFVKKLFSDDPKLFEFIKSSCFITNPAFFRHMIAELMKKFNQSEGIHTFQRIGGCELNMETKEVTGFLKYGYDGEDFLEFDLKGLKWIALRKEALYLKQLWEMDRQDLIFNRDLLTNQCYQALNYSLVAGHNYLFRTDYPSVSLLQKTPSSPVRCHATGFYPKSFLMFWRKDGEEIHEGVDPGDILNNEDSTFQYRVDLDISSIPYKDWARYDCVFQFTGAEDKILIKLDKEVIKTNWDQSSEIRIIIIAVISSVITIIIIALAFTAYKKRNGKSILKLDLSSNLIKYKLKKTANPL; from the exons ATGAAGTGGTTAGTGATACTTCTCATGTTCAGCCATAGTTCATCTGCAG aGTCACACTTCCTGAAGATTTACTTCACTGGATCTTCTGGGTTCACAAATGTTCCTGCATTTGAAATTCTTGGAAAATTGGATGACATCGAAGGAGCTTACTGTAACAACAAaatagttgatgtaaaaatagacTTTGTGAAGAAATTATTTAGTGATGATCCAAAACTATTTGAGTTTATAAAAAGTAGTTGCTTTATCACTAATCCTGCCTTCTTCAGACATATGATCGCTGAGCTTATGAAGAAATTCAATCAAAGTGAAG GTATCCACACTTTCCAGAGGATAGGTGGCTGTGAACTGAATATGGAAACTAAAGAGGTTACTGGCTTTTTGAAGTACGGTTATGATGGAGAAGACTTTCTTGAATTTGATTTAAAGGGACTGAAATGGATTGCACTGAGAAAAGAGGCTCTTTATCTCAAACAGCTTTGGGAAATGGATAGACAAGATCTCATTTTTAACAGAGATCTCCTCACAAATCAATGCTATCAGGCTCTTAATTACTCCTTGGTCGCTGGACACAACTATTTGTTTAGAACAG ATTACCCCTCAGTTTCTCTCCTTCAGAAGACTCCCTCCTCTCCAGTCAGGTGTCACGCTACTGGTTTCTACCCAAAGAGTTTCCTGATGTTCTGGAGGAAGGATGGAGAGGAGATTCATGAGGGTGTGGACCCTGGAGATATCCTCAACAATGAGGATAGTACATTCCAGTATCGTGTTGATCTGGATATTTCTTCAATCCCATATAAGGACTGGGCGAGGTATGACTGTGTGTTTCAGTTTACTGGAGCTGAGGACAAAATCCTGATCAAGCTGGATAAAGAAGTAATCAAGACCAACTGGG aTCAATCATCTGAGATAAGGATTATCATTATTGCTGTCATTTCTTCTGTGataaccatcatcatcatcgctTTAGCATTTACTGCCTACAAGAAGAGAAATGGTAAGAGCATCTTAAAGCTGGACTTGTCCTCAAACTTAATCAAGTACAAACTGAAGAAGACAGCAAACCCCTTGTAG
- the LOC116730548 gene encoding major histocompatibility complex class I-related gene protein-like, translated as MWNKMIKFLFTLLFCLLSSAEKHFLKFYYSGSSGLPHSSQSEVVAEIDGSLIAYCNQTEFKIHDWVKKGLDDDVELLTFFKMMCSHTLPNTIQARISDLKQRFKEPEGVHVFQWIDSCGWDTETGELTGFLQYGYNGEDFIALDFKRLSWIALKQQAIPTKLAWDTDRARLDYNKIFFSQLCPGWLKRSLDYGRNFLMRTELPSLSLLQRSPSAPVLCQATGFYPEKARLFWRKDGEEIHQFMNHEEILPNNDGTFQMSADLNVSSVSAADWWRYDCVFQLLDTEDKIILRLDEAVIKTNKMNPSNIAVFTTIAGMFICALIALGVTYLSRKKKKALDRDSDVSEKQNLKN; from the exons ATGTGGAACAAGAtgattaagtttttatttacgCTACTTTTCTGTCTCCTTTCATCAGCTG agaaacattttctgaagttTTACTACTCTGGATCTTCGGGTCTCCCCCACTCCTCTCAGTCTGAGGTTGTTGCGGAAATTGACGGATCTCTCATCGCTTATTGCAACCAGACAGAGTTTAAAATACATGACTGGGTGAAGAAAGGTTTGGATGACGATGTGGAACTGCTCACTTTTTTCAAGATGATGTGTTCTCACACTCTACCGAACACAATTCAGGCCAGGATTTCTGATTTGAAGCAAAGATTCAAAGAGCCTGAAG gtGTCCATGTATTCCAGTGGATTGATTCCTGTGGCTGGGATACAGAGACTGGAGAGCTTACTGGTTTTTTGCAGTATGGTTATAATGGAGAAGACTTCATTGCTCTGGACTTCAAGAGGCTGTCATGGATTGCTCTAAAACAACAAGCCATCCCCACCAAACTGGCCTGGGACACTGACAGAGCTAGATTGGACTATAATAAGATATTCTTCTCACAGTTGTGCCCTGGTTGGCTGAAGAGATCTTTGGACTATGGGAGAAACTTTCTGATGAGAACAG AGCTTCCCTCACTGTCTCTTCTGCAGAGGTCTCCCTCTGCTCCAGTCCTCTGCCAGGCTACAGGTTTCTATCCTGAAAAAGCTAGGCTGTTCTGGAGGAAAGATGGAGAGGAGATCCATCAGTTCATGAACCATGAGGAGATCCTTCCCAACAACGATGGGACCTTCCAGATGAGTGCTGACCTGAATGTTTCCTCAGTCAGTGCTGCAGACTGGTGGAGATATGACTGTGTTTTCCAGCTCCTTGACACTGAAGACAAAATCATCCTCAGACTGGATGAAGCAGTGATTAAAACCAACAAGA TGAATCCTAGTAACATTGCCGTCTTCACCACCATCGCTGGAATGTTTATTTGTGCTTTGATTGCCCTGGGTGTCACATATCTATCccgtaaaaagaaaaaag CTCTTGACAGAGACTCTGATGTCTCTGAGAAGCAGAACCTAAAGAACTGA